The DNA segment ttcactttAATACTGAAAAAATATGCCATTATAAAATCCTCGAATAGAATTAGTAAGTTTCACGTGCTTCCTCGgttcttttttcctactttataaGTAAGATTTACACCAGCACAGAATTGCTACCATAAGATCGCAGCCTAAGCACTAGAATGACATTAATTGGTCATGCTTAACTGCctcaaaatcttttcttttaataattacaCTGATACTATAATAGAAATCATGGGTACTTATTTTACATTCAGATGAAAGGCATTATTGGATATGTATAGAAAAATattccccctcaaaaaaaaaaattaaaacatcaccatcaaaataaaagaaagaacccaAAACAACCCCTAAAAACTCCGctcaacaaaatacatttttaactcaTAAAATGGACCGATGATTAGCCATGCAAATGtcttaaataaaacctttacatttttttttcacagtaaaCGTACGTACGCTCTGAACTGCCTACCGATCACAAATAATGGTGAAATGGCACTTTCTGATTATACTGTGTTTTGTTTATAGAAAGTTTGATACGATGGGACTTATCAGGTAAGAGGGTGGGTGCTGTGAACGTGACGCCGTCTCCAGTCGCCGAGGAGGGCAGCGTCCCTGGAGCGCGTGGATTCCATGCGAGCCATGCagcactttttgtttttgtcagaagtcaaagttatttatttacaataCATTCATGCCTTCGTGCAACTGCCCGTCCCTGCATAGCCAACAGGGAGCCATCACGCCCCCCCCTCCTCACGGGGCTAATCCACAGGGGGAAAAATAGatatctatctctctatatagATGTGGggtacacgtatatatgtataggaCCGCAGCAGACATCCCGGTCAGCCCCAACGCAGAGGGCTAGTTCTTCGAGCAGGGCCCCTGCTGGGTTTTATCAAAAGGAGCTCGCTGCAAAGAGCGTTTTGGCAGCGCTCTCCCAGCTCACCACAGTCTGCTCTTTGTTTCCAGAAGGGAGCTAAGGGGTCAAACCCTCTCAGCGGAGCGAGTtcacagttatttatttacttatgtccATAAAGCCTTGGGGCGCGCTGGACTTGGGTCTGGGCTCCTCTGACCCCTGGGATGCCAGCCGGGTAGGGgattggtggggtgggggggggggagggggcccatCGCCTTCCTGCTCCCCTGCTCTACCCGGGTTGGGGTCTTAGTCTGAGAGTGAGTGGGAGCCACAGTCATATACTCTGTGGGCCCCATCTGCGTTGTAAGGCCCATTGTGCCAGTAGGAAGAGTCACAGACTGTCTGTAGGGAATTAATTTCGGACGCCGAGGAGTTGGCGTCCCTTCTCTTAGATCGTTTTCTATTCCTCAGGATAAACACGAGCATGCCCACTACAGTGAAGGCGGAGGTGACAAACACCAGCAGCAGTCCCGGGACCAACACCGAGATGGACACCCTGCTGGTGTCTAGATAGGAGTTGGAGTGCGTCCCGGTCTCCGCCAACCCAGTGCTGTTTTTACTGTGCGAAGTTAGCGTGGGCGAGATCCTCGCGTACAGCTGGGGGCAGATCTCGTCATTGGAGAGGAGCATGAAATCCTTCCTAAAGAAGTTCACCGGCGTCTCACACTTGAGGTCGCTCATCAGCACTTCGGAACCCAGGCGTTCTGCCCATTGCTTAAAAGGCACAATGGTGCAGGAGCACTCCCAAGGGTTTCCGTGCAGGTCTATCTGGATGATGGAGGTTAACTGGTCCAGTACCCCTGCCACTGGAAGGTACATGAAATAATTGTTGTGCAGACTGAGCTTAGAGAGTGAGACCCCAGCGAACACGTCCACGGGCAGGGACCTCAGCAAGTTGTTGTTGAGAATGAGGATCCTTAGTTTGGGCATGGCATTGAAGGTGCCAGGAAGGATGAGCTGGATTGCATTGTACTCCACGTTCAGGTACTCGAGGTTTTGCAGCCCGGCGAATTTCTCCCGGGACAGCGTGTCCAGGTAATTGCTATCCATATACAGCCACCTGAGGTCCAGAAGGTTCTTAAAAGTGTTGTTCTCTACGGTGGCAATGTTGTTGTTGCCGAGGTCTAACAGAATGAGATTCTTGTAATCCACAAAGTGCGATTTTCGGATGCTATGTATCTTGTTATCTCGAAGGAAAAGCTCCTGCACATTGGAAAGCTTGGGCTTCAAATCAGCCAAGCTGCTCACGTTCCGGTTGTTGCAGTTCATCTTTAAACCCGACCCTGGGATGTGGTCGCAGCTGCAGCCCCCAGGGCAAGGCAAGCCATTGGTTTGGGGCTTGTTTCTGGCGCCGCCGGTCGCTATCGCAGCAGTGGGTCTTATTTTGATCTGCCAGTTGCCTGGGATCTTTGTACCTCCATTTGGAGCAGACCCTGGGGTGGCATGATCCTCTTGCCCATTTGTCTTGAAAGGAGTTGGCAGGGGGCCAGGAGCGAAGGTCTCTTCTTGGGCAGGGGGCGCCGGGAGACTGGAATCCACTCTGTTTTTCAAAGGACACAAGTCCTGTTCTGTGGTTTCATTGAGGTCTTTCCCCTGCAGTCTGGTGGGGGCTTCACAGACAACTCGGCCGATCAGAGCATTTTTGGGAATGTTTTCCAGCCATTCTTTCAGGGAGAGGAGATCACAGGTGCAGTCCCACGGGTTATCCTCTAGCAGGATCTCAGCAATGCCAGGGATTTGCTCCAAGACCTCCTCATAGGGCAGCGTTTTCAGCCTGTTTCCCCGGAGGtcgaggtgggtgatgggcacatACTGGAACACGTTGGCAGGTAGGGTGCTGATGAGATTGTCATTTAAAATGAGTACCTCCAGCTTGTTCAAGTCCTGGAAGGCCCCCGGGTCTATATCCCGTAATAAATTAAAATCGGCCTGGAGGTATTCCAGATCGTCCAGACCCAGAAAAGTCTGCTTTCGAAAAGATTTGatcttgttgttgttgatgtGCAGCCTTTTCACCAGCTGCAGCCCCAGAAAAGCCCCAGGAACGATTTCATGCAAGCCATTGTTTTCCATGTGCAAACTAACCGCATTATAAAAGTTAGCAAACTCATTAGGGAAAAGTCGAGTGAGGGAATTACCATGCAGAAATAGATGGTAAAACTGGGAAGTCGGGGCGGTGAAACGCTGCAGACTTGTAAAGCCCTTTTTTTCACAGTCTACGTGCAGGTCCCCTTCTATCTCATTGCAGGAACAGATCTTCTCTTTACAAACGTCCCCTGTAACGTTTCCAGCGGCAAAACAAAGAGACGTCTCCagcaacagaatccaaagcagcatTTTTAAAGCGAGCAATTCATCCCCGATCTCATCACAAAGTAACAGCGACCATCCTGCTCGCCACAGACACAATTCAAGTTCATTTAGTGCTCCAATGTCCGAacccagggaaggagaagaaaagggtttgggggggtgggggtggattcCTTCCTCCCTAACCCCCCCGCACTGCAACAACCCAGGCGCCAGTCAATAATTATATCCACAAACTATCCAGGCACGTAGTGCAAggcaagcaaaaagaaacaaaaagaaacaagaagaagaagaagaagaagaaagagaaagaaagaaaagtagaaaaaataaccCCACTCTCCCTCAAccctttaaaaattaccaaaagaagttaaatatatacatataaattaaaaatacaccctTACAGAATCTGATCTAGTGGTCCTCACTAATCAGGAAGGGAACAATGCTAGTAATTAGAAGCAAGTGCATGTTAGAGAAACAAGCAGAGGGTTTGCAGCGTAGTACAGGCGCACTGCCTGTGCATGGCTGTGCGTCGGACTGACCTTGCCTCTCTGATACAAAGCAGGGTTTTCGGCGGCTTCTGTAGCTGAGGCGGCTGATGGAGTTCTTGCTGTGGTTGCAGGTTGCCCAGAAGTCCCCCCGAGGTGCTGTCCAGTCCCCCCGGTGCTGAAATCACGCCCGACCGAAAGGACTCACGCTGCCGAGCCAATGGCGCTGGAAAATTTCCGCAATCGTTGCGTTTTGTGGCTGtccatccttttcctttcctccctttcggTCCTCTTCAGCCGTTTTTTCTGGGCTCCAGCTCTCGGTTACtagctcttcttttctttttctcctctttattctGCTCTTTCGGAATTACGTGGagggggcggagggcggggggcgAGTtgtctgagggagggagagagcgcgaGAATGGGGAGGGGGTAGAAGAGAGTTGCTAAGAAGCTCTGCTTGTTCCAGCCTGGTGCACTCTGAAAGATCTGACACCCTCTGCTGATCTGCAGTAGCAAAAATCCATCTGGTGAGGGaatgctgaaggaaaaaaaaaaaatccacgtacAGGGCAAGCGTTAAAAATGTGGGCATTAAAGGCTGTCGATCCAGATAGACgcttattttaaatggattatttaattcttttttgcgTGCTGAAAACTttaccctttcctttccttaatgACCTCACAGCCCCCACTGGCTCCAGCGTTTGGAAAGGagtgcttttaaaacatttatttcccaaTGGCTTGAATAAAATTAGTGTCAGGGTGTCAAGCGAACAGCAATTTGAGGTAATTATACTGCACGCCATTTTCATCGGTGCTTTAAATGCATTTCTTCCGTCTCTGCAGTACAATGTTTTATGCTATTTGATGTctttgaaaccttttttttttttttttggctatgtTTAAAGTGATTATTTGGAACATATAATcgtatcatatatatttttaaaataatatacttgGGTATGAGTTTTTTGTTGCATGGATATAATTTAGgcacatacttttttcttttttaaacttggtATAGAATTTTAGTCAATTTGGTTGTTGAGAGTTAGGTTTCTCTGATGATATTTCTTGAATGTTATTTAAGTCTGCAGGGTGAAAATACAATGCCTGCTTGCGTCTTTGATTCCAGACCCGAAAGCTTTCACAGAGAAccggaaaaggagggagggagcaggaaaaAATCCCAATATGATTCGTGAGTGCTCTTAAAAACCCACTGGCAGACTGGCACgcgcatcacacacacacacacacacacacacacacgcacgcactcactcactcactcagaCACACTCACAAAGTTTCCGAATTTGAACGGACGATTTTAAAACGCATACAAGTAAATAACCAGTtgcattttgagggagagagagggggattcggggggggggggggagagagagagagagagagagagagagagaaatcgcCGGTCTCTAAGGCCCTGTTCGAAGCTTCTCTGCAGGTAGCTAGCAGTTTCTCTTCTCTGGGTCACTGGTGCTAGTGGAGCTTGGCTAGGGCTTTTCTCAGAGAAGGAATCTCCAGTTCCTCAAACTTAGATGGAGCTTATAAAAACCAAGTTCTACAAACACCGGAGAGGTGAGAAATGGTGAGAGACTGCTGCTTGTCAGCTGTTCTGCTGACTTTTCTTATTAGTGTCAAAACCTTTTCagtgaatgcattttaaaaattgtgcacATTTTAGGGTTTGAATTTACAGGacatgatggtgatgatgatgatgatgatgcccTTTCTTCAGTCGAAGTAGAAATATGTTTACATCAGTTTCCCTTTCAACTATGTGTTATGCAATTGGATAGCTGTTAATATGCCTGCTAATAATCTGAATAAAAGATCCAATATTCAAGGATGTGTGCATTTTGAAAAGACTGGAGAGTTAAAGAATTCCGGGAAGGACTAGAGATAGGGAAATTCAGAGAAGTGTAGAGGAAAATTTTTTCTTGGGTCCAGAAGCTAATTCTTTGGGGGAGGCAGTTTTCGTATCTAtagataatattttcatataatcaAATGTATTGTCTTCTGGTGAAATTCAGCCCGAGAGCATGGATGAaggttcagtgtgtgtgtgtgtgtgtgtgtgtgtgtgcacatgtgtgtgtgagagagagagagacagagagagagagagagagagagagagagagagagagagactgagaggggAGGCCTTTTTTTAGACAACCTATTACACTTCTAAAACAATTCCCTTCCTATTTAATTTAACCCATTACCACATGTAAAAAGAGAAAACGCTTAATCTGAAAccatttcactgaaaaaaatgctATGCAGTAGAGCTGCAGAAGTGCTGGAGGAGTTATACTGAAGGGAAGGATATTTCTGTATCTTTGTAATAAGACTCAGGTCTGAAACTTCTTAGCCCCAGAAAACACCCTGTGAAAGGCAGCCTCTTTCAGTGTCTGTGATTGATAGGGGTAAGTAGGCTCtgaaggggagacagaaaaatACTGTCTGTTTAGGAAGAAAAGTATTGATGGTAATCATCTAAAAATCACACTTTTTCACTTAATTAGTTACTTGTTTATTCAACTTGCTGAATAAACTCTTTATATGAAGAGACCGAAAGAACATATTTCAGTTGATTTTAAACGAACAGAATTGAGGTAGCAAGCAATTGATATTCAcatttcacccctcccccacccattaaattctctctctcttccttgatgGCTTCTTGCCTCTCAAAGCACCAGTCACATTAGAAAATTTACAATCAGGGTTTTCCTACTTAGACACATTACAATTTGAGGGGGGGAGTTACCCTCCTCAAATAGTTTATTACGTCTGTACTCTAAGAAAAGGTGTGTGGTAGTGTCAGATGAGCAACCAAATCAGAAGACAATATTAGGTAATATTACCTAGATGAAGATATTCAATACAAAGTTGCAAGCTAACAACACAGATACACACAAGTAGTTCCTTTGAAAATGCACCCTCATTAATTAgccaaaaattttttcttaaaaatattattgtcctaaaaattcatttcagagaaataaatcagTCCAGGAAAGCACTCCCATCCCTCCAAAGATTAACTCTTCAAGTACAACAGTAAATTTCTTggtgggaaataaaaaaaaatatggcaatgTGTATGCAATCTAAACATTTCTAATGCCTTAGGGGAATATTTCTTAGGCATGAACTCTTTTTAAAAGGGTTCTACTGTATCTGTTTGAGTTCAAGTGAACTACTTCAATTGCTTTGCCTCTCTAACAGATGCTCTCAGGAGCCTGAGATAAAGGATACTCCAGATGATGATGAGAACTGATAATATTTGCTCAGGGCTGTAGTTTTGTTTCTGGGCTGTGGCTAGAAGGATTTCAATTGTATCATTAAAAGttcatgttttcttattcttcttcAACAGGTTCATCTCTTAAGTAACAAAAGCTAGATATACATATCACAAAATCATTatgattaaaaatagagttatcaGTTTATTATCTATTTCCCCAAGTGGCATCAAATTTCCAGATGTTTCCATGCATATGTGTACTGCATATTTAAGATGGAAGAatagaatatataacaaatattaatttaaaatattaaatatcttaagatatttagtttatttattctgcacaataattttaaaattattcagttttgatttttaattaaaaaaattttcttaatgtttatttatttttgagacagagagagacagagcatgaacgggggagggtcagagagagggagacacagaatctgaaacaggctccaggctctgagctgtcagcacagagcccaacgcggggctcgaactcacagaccacaaaatcatgacctcagccgaagtaggctgcttaaccgactgagccacccagtgcctctgatttttaattttaaagaaatacatttttatttaagaaatacaaaattatatataggAAGTCCATCTTTAGTCTTCTCTCATCCATGATTTTTATTCCAGAGGAAACTACTGAAAACTTGTGTATAGTGAATTTAATATTGtcattctattttatagatgctTAAACCAAAACTGAGGAGTATTGAGTAATCTACCAAGATTGAATAATACCAGCTGACTTTGCCAGAGTTAACAAAACTACACCCTCATGAGCTAAACTTTTATTCCTACTTGTAAGTCCTTATTTGCTCTAAATCTGTTACTTCAGGTAAGATCTCCATGGGTCAATTTCCTTACTAGCAAATTAATTCATTGAAGTTTGTGGAATTTTTGGTCCCTTCatgctttttttcctgattccaaaatctttaaaagtgATTTCAGAAAAATCCGAATGTCTCTTGCATCCTTAGACTTTTTACATTTGGAGTTGggatattttattaatgtatttgcATATTCACTTGGCCTTGAAACCAAGAATAAATGTAATAACCACTGTAGAATAGAATTCACTGGTGCTGACTTTAATCTACTACTATCCTTGCTATTTCACAAGATAAAGGAGTTGTTGGAATTCTTTCTTCTGTAATACAAATTGTAAACTAAGAAATGAGAACATAAATCAATTATACCTATAAACTAATATGCTTAGAATGTAAGATTTCCCTCTATTTCTCtatagtttctttttatgtttgtaaaTCATTTTCTAGGAGTGGAATACCAAGATAATTATCACATTACATGACTTCTGAAGGCAAAaccataaaagatatttttacattattttttatagttgcttttcaaaatgtagcttttatttataatgaaataaacagTAAACTAAGTAGGAcacataaaaatacttttacatttttacttgtGACTTGACATATCCTTTTGTCATGTtcatattactttaaattttaagctGCTTTGAGTCACATGTTTGGCCATTTTCAAGTGGAACTGATGTTCTCATAAAGTCTCATTGTCTAATAAAACTCATGTGAATCACTATTTTGGACATATTGGAGAGCACACTGatcaaaaacataatttatatgaagggaaatgctaatcaattatttttaaaaatttaacatagaTCACACAACCAAATGTTTGCCTGGAAAGGGTAACAGTTGACTTAGGTGTATACAATTGTCTCTTGAACAACCCCTTGTACAGTTGAagatccatgtataactttttacTCTCCCAAAATTTAACTgttaatagtctactgttgacaaGAAggcttaccaataacataaatggtcagttaacatatattttgtatatgattATATACTGTATCTGAtggtaaagtaagctagagaaaagaaaatattattaagaagatcataaagaggataaaatacatttatagtattgtGCTGTATCTATCCAACCTattttgttcaagggtcaactgtgctACACTGTATTCTGTACTATACTACCATGAAGTAAGAACACATATTCTTCCAATTGTTTATATTAATGGGTGCCTAAGTATATAACTATTAAGAACtgttaaaacacaaaattcaactgaataaaatttaaagattttattggcTTTactcaatgattcatgaattgggcagcttTCTATCTAGCAGATAGTGAAGTGCTCCAAAGAGCTgtccaaaatgaaaaagacttttgTAGGCAGAAGGCAAGCATGAACAAGAAAGTTATACTAGCAAAAATCAGAGTGGTTGTAGCAAGGTCACTTTTCTTCAGAGCATGGAACGAGTTCTTAGAGCTGATTACCTCACTCATGCTGATTTAATATTCTACTTCTGGGAGAGCCAAAATGAATTAAGTATTAGTTTGGTGATGTGGGGCTTAGCATAAGCAACTCCATCTTGggcctgttgttttgtttttaacagaactgattttacttttaaaaatttgtaagatACTGCAGATAATTACTCACAGAAAAGGAATTCTGTGTTACGTACAAAttacatattacatttttaagataaagCAATACATGTTACTAGTAGAGcttttggaaaacactgaaaacaacagcaaaaaaataaaataatatctactGCATTCCAGCACCCAGAAATTAGTAAAAACATCCACACATATATTTTGCAATATACTTTTTgcacttaacatttatttgtgaACATTGTTCACATTCCTTGTCATTAAACAACAATTATccatcattatattatattatattatattatattatattatatattatatattatatattatgttttatattttatattttatattttatatattacattagaGGCTGAATTCCTTTGTACGGCATAGAAtaattaattgaattaatttCACATTGTTGGATATTTAGTTCTTACTAAAATTTTTGCtcttataaataattctgcaaagAACAACCTTGTGTTCAAATCACTATGAACAtcattatttatcttcttattatagattcctagaagtagaattgccagGTCAAAGTGTAGGAATAATATTAAGACTTTTGATACAAACTGACAAGTTGCCTACACAAAAATTTTGCCAATTTATATTCTATCCATGGTAGATGAGATTTGCTATTTCCTTAAACCCCTGCCAACactatttgttattatttaaaatattttccaatcagTTCAGTACTTTTAAAGTGAAGCCAAGCTGATCTATTTACTTAagcaaataattttcaatttatgattatttattgagtacattgTTTGCCTTCTTCATTCCTGTTTAAGTATTAAGATATGGTTCAGCTTAAAATCACTTCTGTGACTTTCCAGACCAAGCTATCTATGCATCTCAGGACCTTTCAGCTTAATGTATTCAgtaaaataactaataaattgtgtatttaaaaaaaattatttgtttgtgGCATTGATTCCTCACTAAAATGTAATattcttgaaagaataaaattcttttatatttttatatcagtcATCTAGCAGAGCAATGGGCACATAATATGTGAGATGTATACTCTACCGGTGAAATAAGGCAGTAGGCAAGTTAGTGATAAATTGAATAGGACAGATCACAAGAGTTAGAAGTTCAGAGACAGGATTAATTCACAAACTAGTTACCTGGGGAAGTGATATGATCTGTGAATTTTTTAGGTACATTTTTAGGTTTCATATTTTCCATGCATTATGTgcactttatacattttttcttgtattatcatgcatgtatttatgaatttttttcctctagaaaatGAGTTTCTAACCTACATTTTGTATATCCCATAAGAGTAGTATAGCACCATGGACCTAGTTGACAACCAATGAATGGGTGATGATGCTAATGATGGGGACACGTTGCTGCTTTTGCAAGAGGAAGTGGATTATGAAATTAGCTGTTGTGAATATAAAAGATCATGAAAGTCTATAGACCCAGTGAGGTTAACTTTTCAGGTTATTGACTGGATTTTCTAAAAggtgtgaaaacaaaacaaatgtatgaatacaaaaatatttgctattctgtttttttttcagagctaTGGCAAAATCTTAAAGATGCTAAGTTGTCTTTTGCCccctattttctttctcaaatattttctttctttacctttctctttgtcccactcattattattttgttatatacATTACTATGTCTTCCTTGGGACTTATTTCAGGACAAAATTTGACTGTCTTTCAAGTGTTCATATGATGGCAAGATTAtgtaccatttaaaaatgtattatacccacattctttttcatcagttttcaaaaacaaagtgttaaaattatttatttccttttacacacacacatgtacactaGCCATACACAAACATGTATATACACTGTATGCACAATAAATCATAAAAGAACCTACTGTATGCAAAACACCAGAATGCAAAAACTGCAAGATGGACAAAGCTGCCACTTACATTTTCACTCTTGATTCTTGATCAATGTCTTGATctagagaaataaatgtctaaagGTAGAATTACATGCACTATTGCAGGCCAGGTAGAGATGCATTTAACAGAGGTGGATGCCTTGTTGTGATGACCATTACATTACATCATGCAGATGGCTAGTGGCTAATCAGCTGATGAAAAAGGTCAACACCATCTCTTAGATTTGTCCACAAGCACTATATACTAGTAGCTAATTTTGGTTTCGATATTATGGAGAATGGAAATCTTATAGGGCATTTAAATCGcccaagaaaaaagaattaaatattatttattaaactaGAAAACATGTTATTTTCTAATCAGTTGGAATTGGCAGTTCTTAACATTTATGGTAACTATTAGGCTGTGAAAAATCATTATCTCACATGAGCAGTTGCCTAGAGCAGTGAAAATAGCATGGGCTTTGGCATCAAACTCAGGAAATCATACTTTGTAGGAAACCGGGCTTATGGGAGAATCTCTTACTCCGATCCTAATAGCAGTCAATTTCCCATATTTTAAGTCTTATTTGGAGATAAACCACATATAATATCATAAATGGTAAAACATTAGACACCCATTTTCCCAGTTCTTCTGGTGGCTAGGGCAGATCATATGACTTGGCTCATGTGTCTGGATTTTGAAATTAGACTTAGTGACATgtggcaaaggaaacagaaggattATCTCTGGCCATGGTAGCAACGGCAGCAATGAGAATATCCAACACAACTGTGGCAGGGGACTTCTCAGGGTCCAGGGCTGAGACGGGAGTTGTTGAAAACGTTTTGCTGCTGGTTCCAGTGCTGGCAGCATCATCCTCAGCAGAGGAATGTTATGGCCTAACTTCAACCATTTTGATTATGGGGCAACTTTTGCTCCTGTCCATGTACCCAACCTGGTTCTCTGATCTTTCCAGAGATTCTGGGAGCTACCCAGTTACCTTTTTCTAAATGGCTTCTCTGCTTGAGTAAATCAGGAAATCTGACTGATCTGAGTGGGAGTAAGGTGACTGACTTTACATCCATGTTTTCCCAGGAAAGTCCTGGTTTATGTTGGTtgtttcccctcacccccaaattTTACCAATCCTTTTTCTAATGCTAGTTTATCAAAGATAATTGTACAAGAAAGTAGGTAATTTGGGGCTACTTCTGAGATAATGATGGTTCAGGGTTTCTGAATATTGTAGTACAGACACAGCAGAACACAAATTCAAATTTTGTAATTGTTTGAAAACCCACAGTGTCACTTTGAAG comes from the Prionailurus bengalensis isolate Pbe53 chromosome A1, Fcat_Pben_1.1_paternal_pri, whole genome shotgun sequence genome and includes:
- the SLITRK1 gene encoding SLIT and NTRK-like protein 1, with translation MLLWILLLETSLCFAAGNVTGDVCKEKICSCNEIEGDLHVDCEKKGFTSLQRFTAPTSQFYHLFLHGNSLTRLFPNEFANFYNAVSLHMENNGLHEIVPGAFLGLQLVKRLHINNNKIKSFRKQTFLGLDDLEYLQADFNLLRDIDPGAFQDLNKLEVLILNDNLISTLPANVFQYVPITHLDLRGNRLKTLPYEEVLEQIPGIAEILLEDNPWDCTCDLLSLKEWLENIPKNALIGRVVCEAPTRLQGKDLNETTEQDLCPLKNRVDSSLPAPPAQEETFAPGPLPTPFKTNGQEDHATPGSAPNGGTKIPGNWQIKIRPTAAIATGGARNKPQTNGLPCPGGCSCDHIPGSGLKMNCNNRNVSSLADLKPKLSNVQELFLRDNKIHSIRKSHFVDYKNLILLDLGNNNIATVENNTFKNLLDLRWLYMDSNYLDTLSREKFAGLQNLEYLNVEYNAIQLILPGTFNAMPKLRILILNNNLLRSLPVDVFAGVSLSKLSLHNNYFMYLPVAGVLDQLTSIIQIDLHGNPWECSCTIVPFKQWAERLGSEVLMSDLKCETPVNFFRKDFMLLSNDEICPQLYARISPTLTSHSKNSTGLAETGTHSNSYLDTSRVSISVLVPGLLLVFVTSAFTVVGMLVFILRNRKRSKRRDANSSASEINSLQTVCDSSYWHNGPYNADGAHRVYDCGSHSLSD